One genomic window of Neisseria sp. oral taxon 014 str. F0314 includes the following:
- a CDS encoding NAD(P)/FAD-dependent oxidoreductase — MSASQFDVAVIGAGPSGAVASALLNKRGFKVCVLEKQHFPRFVIGESLLPHCMEMLEEAGFADAVHAEPSFQFKNGAAFSWGSRYTEFDFTEKFSDGPGTVYQVRRGIFDKILIDEAAKQGVEVRFGHGVTAFDNSGDFARLSVEADTGESYELTAKFVLDASGYGRVLPRLLDLETPSHLPPRQAHFTHIDDNITNPKFDRSKILITTHPQHRDVWIWLIPFGDNRCSIGVVGTPDVLAGESETVLKKFVYECPMLKEILDKAVWENDFPFRSIQGYSANVKSLHGKHFALLGNAAEFLDPVFSSGVTIALHSAKLAADLLAKQLEGGAADWDAEFAKPLMIGVNAFRTYVNGWYDFRFQNAIYAPNRSPEISRMISSILAGYAWDTANPFVAKSEQRLSALAALVGDVKVE, encoded by the coding sequence ATGTCCGCATCACAATTCGACGTTGCCGTTATCGGCGCCGGACCTTCCGGCGCAGTGGCATCCGCTTTGCTCAACAAACGGGGTTTCAAGGTCTGCGTGCTGGAGAAACAGCACTTTCCGCGCTTCGTCATCGGCGAAAGCCTGCTGCCGCACTGCATGGAAATGCTGGAAGAAGCCGGTTTTGCCGACGCCGTACACGCCGAACCCAGCTTTCAGTTTAAAAACGGCGCGGCGTTTTCATGGGGCAGCCGTTATACCGAATTTGATTTCACTGAAAAATTTTCAGACGGCCCCGGCACGGTTTACCAAGTGCGCCGCGGTATTTTCGACAAAATCCTGATTGACGAAGCCGCCAAACAAGGCGTGGAAGTACGTTTCGGACACGGCGTGACCGCGTTCGACAACAGCGGCGACTTTGCCCGTTTGAGCGTGGAAGCCGACACGGGCGAAAGCTACGAGCTGACCGCGAAATTCGTATTGGACGCCAGCGGCTACGGCCGCGTGCTGCCGCGTCTGCTGGACTTGGAAACGCCGTCGCACCTGCCGCCGCGCCAAGCGCATTTCACCCATATCGACGACAACATCACCAACCCGAAATTCGACCGCAGCAAAATCCTGATTACCACCCACCCGCAACACCGCGACGTATGGATTTGGCTGATTCCCTTCGGCGACAACCGCTGCTCCATCGGCGTGGTCGGCACGCCCGACGTACTCGCGGGCGAATCGGAAACCGTGTTGAAAAAATTTGTCTACGAATGCCCGATGCTGAAAGAAATTCTGGACAAAGCCGTCTGGGAAAACGATTTCCCGTTCCGCTCCATCCAAGGCTACTCCGCCAACGTAAAATCGCTGCACGGCAAACATTTCGCGCTGTTGGGCAATGCCGCCGAGTTCCTCGATCCCGTGTTCTCATCAGGCGTAACCATCGCGCTGCACTCCGCCAAACTCGCCGCCGACCTGTTGGCGAAACAGCTTGAAGGCGGCGCGGCGGACTGGGATGCCGAGTTTGCCAAACCGCTGATGATAGGCGTGAACGCGTTCCGCACTTATGTCAACGGCTGGTACGATTTCCGCTTCCAAAACGCCATCTACGCGCCCAACCGCAGCCCCGAAATTAGCCGCATGATTTCTTCGATTCTGGCGGGCTATGCGTGGGATACTGCCAACCCGTTCGTGGCAAAATCCGAACAGCGCCTGTCTGCGCTGGCGGCATTGGTAGGGGACGTGAAAGTCGAATAA
- the gltS gene encoding sodium/glutamate symporter: MDTITVDPYYTLIIATVVLLVGRALVNKIKFLQNFNIPEPVAGGLLAAIIIYVLHVSTGMSFAFDKGLQDAFMLIFFSSIGLSADFSRLKAGGIGLVLFLVIVSVFIVIQNAVGVGLAAALGLEPIIGLVTGSITLTGGHGTAGAWGKVLEEQYHIAGATDLGMASATFGLVLGGLIGGPVARKLVNKMGMKPIAETVQGDDTSDAVIDVFEHADQRRLITANSAVETMALFAACLAFSSLMVLPEVKAFFPEKFTLPQFVWALLFGVVLRNVLTSAFKINMFDRAIDVFGNASLSLFLGIALLNLKLWQLLDLALPMLVILAVQTLVMALYAYFATYRFMGKNYDAAVLAAGHCGFGLGATPTAVANMQSVTERFGPSHKAFLIVPMVGAFFIDFVNAFILTGFANFLGG, encoded by the coding sequence ATGGATACGATTACCGTAGACCCCTATTACACGCTCATCATCGCCACAGTCGTACTGCTGGTGGGGCGCGCGTTAGTGAACAAAATCAAATTCCTGCAAAACTTCAACATCCCCGAACCGGTGGCCGGCGGCCTGCTCGCGGCCATCATCATCTATGTCCTGCACGTCAGCACGGGCATGTCGTTCGCCTTCGACAAAGGGCTGCAAGACGCCTTCATGCTGATTTTCTTCTCGTCCATCGGACTGAGCGCCGACTTCTCCCGCCTTAAAGCCGGCGGCATCGGCCTGGTGCTCTTCCTCGTCATCGTCAGCGTGTTCATCGTCATTCAAAACGCCGTCGGCGTGGGCTTGGCGGCCGCTTTGGGCTTGGAACCGATTATCGGCCTGGTAACCGGCTCCATCACGCTCACCGGCGGCCACGGTACGGCCGGCGCGTGGGGCAAGGTGCTGGAGGAGCAATACCATATCGCCGGCGCAACCGACTTGGGCATGGCCTCCGCCACTTTCGGCCTGGTACTTGGCGGTTTGATCGGCGGCCCCGTCGCACGCAAGCTGGTCAATAAAATGGGCATGAAACCGATTGCGGAAACCGTACAGGGCGACGATACGTCCGACGCCGTGATCGACGTATTCGAACACGCCGACCAACGCCGGCTGATTACCGCCAACTCCGCCGTCGAAACCATGGCGCTGTTCGCCGCCTGTCTGGCTTTCTCCTCGCTGATGGTTCTGCCCGAAGTCAAAGCCTTCTTCCCTGAGAAATTCACCCTGCCGCAATTCGTATGGGCGCTGTTGTTCGGCGTCGTATTGCGCAACGTCCTGACTTCCGCCTTCAAAATCAACATGTTCGACCGCGCCATCGACGTATTCGGCAACGCTTCGTTGAGCCTGTTTCTGGGTATCGCGCTGCTGAACCTGAAACTGTGGCAGCTTCTCGATTTGGCGTTGCCGATGCTGGTCATCCTCGCCGTACAGACCCTCGTCATGGCCCTGTACGCCTACTTCGCCACTTACCGCTTTATGGGTAAAAACTACGACGCCGCCGTGCTGGCGGCCGGCCACTGCGGTTTCGGCCTCGGCGCCACGCCGACCGCCGTCGCCAACATGCAGTCCGTAACCGAACGCTTCGGTCCGTCGCACAAAGCCTTCCTGATTGTGCCCATGGTCGGCGCGTTCTTCATCGACTTCGTAAACGCCTTTATCCTGACCGGCTTTGCCAATTTCCTCGGCGGCTGA
- a CDS encoding beta-ketoacyl-ACP synthase, whose protein sequence is MKTPVYLSRPAVTSSLGNGLRTHIDALLMPSETSPLTFSDQWVKGKTFAFGAVNETLRPLPDNLSAAHRSRNNQLLWHALEQIEDDIRAAVRRYGAARTAVIMGTSTSGADENIPLFQHVADGGGWADKPFNQLQHEMASPSEFVAHVYGIHGLRYVVSTACTSGARALISAARLLRSGLCDAVVCGGVDTLSPLTINGFASLEVLSDGLANPFSANRDGINIGEAAAAFVMTRDADFGGTMQLLGYGASSDAYHMSSPRPDGLGAVQSFQAALNNAGLQPQDIGWINLHGTGTKHNDSMESRAVAEVFGSQTFCTSTKPQTGHTLGAAGAIEAAFAWGIADRGCNPQGKLPPQQWDGIPDPELPAVALTDGNSAWPSEKRIAASSSFAFGGSNAVLVIGEAAEN, encoded by the coding sequence ATGAAAACCCCCGTTTATCTCAGCCGCCCCGCCGTGACCAGCTCGCTCGGCAACGGCCTGCGCACACATATCGACGCGCTGCTGATGCCGTCTGAAACTTCGCCGCTGACGTTTTCCGACCAATGGGTCAAGGGCAAAACCTTCGCATTCGGCGCGGTAAACGAAACGCTGCGCCCGCTGCCCGACAACCTGTCCGCCGCGCATCGCAGCCGCAACAACCAACTGCTGTGGCACGCGCTGGAGCAGATTGAAGACGACATCCGCGCCGCCGTCCGCCGTTACGGCGCGGCGCGGACGGCCGTGATCATGGGCACTTCCACCAGCGGCGCCGACGAAAATATCCCCTTGTTCCAACACGTTGCCGACGGCGGCGGCTGGGCGGACAAGCCGTTCAACCAGCTCCAGCACGAAATGGCGTCGCCTTCGGAATTTGTTGCACACGTCTACGGCATTCACGGCCTGCGCTACGTCGTTTCCACCGCCTGCACATCGGGCGCGCGCGCCTTAATCAGCGCGGCGCGGCTTCTGCGTTCGGGTTTGTGCGACGCAGTGGTCTGCGGCGGCGTAGACACCCTCTCGCCGCTGACCATCAACGGTTTTGCCTCGCTGGAAGTGCTTTCAGACGGCCTCGCCAATCCGTTTTCCGCCAACCGCGACGGCATCAATATCGGCGAAGCCGCCGCCGCATTCGTCATGACCCGCGATGCCGATTTCGGCGGCACGATGCAGCTGTTGGGCTACGGCGCAAGCAGCGACGCTTATCATATGTCCTCGCCCCGCCCCGACGGTTTGGGTGCGGTGCAGTCTTTTCAGGCGGCATTGAACAATGCCGGTTTGCAGCCGCAGGACATCGGCTGGATTAATCTGCACGGCACCGGCACGAAACACAACGACAGCATGGAAAGCCGCGCCGTCGCCGAAGTGTTCGGCAGCCAAACCTTCTGCACTTCGACCAAGCCGCAAACCGGACACACGCTCGGCGCGGCCGGTGCCATCGAAGCCGCATTCGCCTGGGGCATCGCCGACCGCGGCTGCAACCCGCAGGGCAAACTGCCGCCGCAACAGTGGGACGGCATCCCCGACCCCGAACTGCCCGCCGTCGCCCTGACCGACGGCAACAGTGCATGGCCGTCTGAAAAACGTATCGCCGCCAGCTCGTCTTTCGCCTTCGGCGGCAGCAACGCGGTATTGGTAATTGGGGAAGCCGCCGAGAATTAG
- a CDS encoding membrane protein codes for MKHTLLRRLYTVLTALLAVFLVYTVSTQNWLQTDLTALLPSEQQPDALLTAADKAGEAQLNTQVVLLAGSKDTETAFQTASQIAGVWRKSGVFEQVDSSVTPDLDKVRADMRKLGLAMLPREEARLLYEQPQAYFQARAEAAANPFAAPSPLPLEQDWLGFGRFAAGKANPQSRLQWDMDNGMLFAEDNGKTWVFLRGRLAGGDNFSGNDALLPLMAQSRRIAADNGAETLTAGGALFAAVSKAAAEKESRLMSAAGLGLTFALLLWVFRSGRVFWLTLPLAAGMLTGLAAALLVFGEVHILTIVIGTSLVGMLVDFPLHWLAPSVFGPSEKTVWQAEPAMKHVLPSFAVSLAITVLGYALLWFTPLPVLRQTAVFSGFALFGAFGATVLWLPLLFRRYRARTVPFAALTERLHALSGRLKARLHKRGWLAVGGILLAVGLWRSDWRDDIRQWVNMPSEMLAEVQRIGQLSGADFGGKYLVAEAPSEDALLMKTAELGRALQPLVAQGKLGGFQSPDQLLMPVSEQQKLQNRLRELAKLPESWQAMRDIGIPRKTVRDALLQAADAPPLTLSDGLNTDLAEAWRPLYLGEVEQGRFAAIVRISGMTDEAAVRAAAQSVSGVHWADKRAHLNKLFHHTRNQAAWLKLASYALAWFLLWRMFGIKRGSKILAVPLAAAVCTVAVLGWAGIPVSLFAMFGLLLVSAIGVDYAVYAVTAKHSAPARLGGMLLAAATTAISFALLALSGTPAVAAFGITVTVGVAFNIWLAGTLLKD; via the coding sequence ATGAAACACACCCTCCTGCGCCGCCTCTATACCGTCCTCACGGCCCTGCTGGCCGTTTTCCTCGTCTACACCGTCTCCACGCAAAACTGGCTGCAAACCGACCTGACCGCGCTTCTGCCGAGCGAGCAGCAGCCGGACGCGCTCCTGACGGCGGCGGACAAGGCGGGAGAAGCACAGTTGAACACGCAGGTGGTGTTGCTGGCAGGAAGCAAGGACACGGAAACGGCATTTCAGACGGCCTCGCAAATTGCCGGCGTGTGGCGCAAAAGCGGCGTGTTTGAACAAGTGGACAGCAGCGTTACGCCCGACTTGGACAAAGTGCGCGCGGATATGCGCAAGCTGGGTTTGGCAATGTTGCCGCGCGAAGAAGCGCGCCTGTTGTACGAGCAGCCGCAGGCATATTTTCAGGCGCGGGCGGAAGCAGCGGCCAACCCGTTCGCCGCGCCCTCGCCTTTGCCGCTGGAGCAGGACTGGCTGGGCTTCGGCCGGTTTGCGGCGGGCAAGGCAAACCCGCAAAGCCGTTTGCAGTGGGACATGGACAACGGCATGTTGTTTGCCGAAGACAACGGTAAAACATGGGTGTTCCTGCGCGGCCGGCTTGCCGGCGGCGATAACTTTTCGGGCAACGACGCGCTCTTGCCGCTGATGGCGCAAAGCCGCCGAATCGCAGCGGACAACGGCGCGGAAACGCTGACGGCGGGCGGCGCGCTGTTTGCGGCGGTGTCGAAGGCGGCGGCAGAAAAGGAAAGCCGGCTGATGAGCGCGGCCGGGTTGGGGCTGACGTTTGCGCTGCTGCTGTGGGTGTTCCGCAGCGGCCGCGTGTTCTGGCTGACGCTGCCTTTGGCAGCGGGAATGCTGACGGGCTTGGCGGCGGCTTTGCTGGTATTCGGCGAAGTGCATATCCTGACCATCGTCATCGGCACGAGCCTGGTGGGGATGCTGGTGGATTTCCCGCTGCACTGGCTCGCGCCGTCGGTGTTCGGGCCGTCTGAAAAAACGGTCTGGCAGGCGGAGCCGGCGATGAAGCACGTTTTGCCGAGCTTCGCCGTCAGCCTTGCGATTACGGTTTTGGGCTACGCGCTCTTGTGGTTCACGCCGCTGCCCGTGTTGCGGCAAACCGCCGTATTTTCAGGCTTCGCCCTCTTCGGCGCATTCGGCGCGACGGTGCTGTGGCTGCCGCTGCTGTTTCGCCGGTACCGCGCCCGAACCGTGCCTTTTGCCGCGCTGACCGAACGGCTCCACGCCTTGTCAGGCCGTCTGAAAGCCCGCCTGCACAAGCGCGGCTGGCTGGCGGTCGGCGGCATACTGCTGGCGGTCGGGCTGTGGCGCAGCGACTGGCGCGACGACATCCGCCAGTGGGTCAACATGCCGTCTGAAATGCTGGCGGAAGTTCAGCGCATCGGGCAGTTGAGCGGTGCGGATTTCGGCGGCAAATACCTGGTCGCCGAAGCGCCGAGCGAAGACGCTTTGCTGATGAAAACCGCCGAACTCGGCCGCGCCCTGCAACCCTTGGTCGCACAAGGCAAACTCGGCGGCTTCCAATCGCCCGACCAGCTCCTGATGCCCGTGTCCGAACAGCAAAAACTGCAAAACCGCCTGCGCGAGCTGGCAAAACTGCCCGAAAGCTGGCAGGCGATGCGCGACATCGGCATTCCGCGCAAAACCGTGCGCGACGCACTGCTTCAAGCCGCCGACGCACCGCCGCTGACACTTTCAGACGGCCTGAACACCGATTTGGCCGAAGCATGGCGTCCGTTATATTTAGGCGAAGTGGAACAAGGCCGTTTCGCTGCCATAGTGCGCATCAGCGGCATGACCGACGAAGCCGCTGTGCGCGCCGCCGCCCAAAGCGTTTCGGGCGTGCATTGGGCGGACAAACGCGCCCACCTGAACAAGCTTTTCCACCACACGCGCAATCAGGCGGCATGGCTGAAACTCGCTTCCTACGCGCTGGCGTGGTTTTTACTGTGGCGCATGTTCGGCATAAAGCGCGGCAGCAAAATCCTCGCCGTGCCGCTGGCCGCCGCCGTCTGCACCGTCGCCGTACTCGGCTGGGCAGGCATTCCCGTCAGCCTGTTCGCCATGTTCGGCCTGCTTCTGGTTTCCGCCATCGGCGTGGACTACGCCGTCTATGCCGTAACCGCCAAGCACAGCGCACCCGCGCGGCTGGGCGGCATGTTGCTCGCTGCCGCCACCACCGCGATTTCCTTCGCCCTGCTGGCCTTAAGCGGCACGCCCGCCGTCGCCGCCTTCGGCATCACGGTTACCGTCGGCGTGGCGTTCAATATCTGGCTGGCGGGAACTTTGTTGAAAGATTGA
- a CDS encoding sodium-dependent transporter translates to MKTPASWSSKIGFILSAAGSAIGLGAIWKFPYTAGTNGGAVFFLLFLLFTILIALPVQLAEFYIGRKSGKNAVDAFKVLAPDTLWPWVGRMGVFACFILLSFYSVVGGWVLNYVVHAFDGSIRAGADFEALFGNTIASPVGSVAYQGLFMLMTVWVVKSGISSGIEKTNRYMMPALFILFLLLAGRSLTLPNAMAGVSFLLKPDWSHLSPQTMLTALGQAFFALSIGVSTMITYAAYLDRKQDLFRSGHSIMWMNLLVSLLAGLVIFPAVFAFGFEPSQGPGLIFVVLPAVFMKLPLGNLLFAVFMLLVVFATLTSAFSMLETVIAATIRENESKRSSRTWIIGTAIFIVGIPSALSFGVLGEMKLFGKTLFDLWDYMITALIMPIGALSVAVFVGWIQKKQAVLEHMREGSGVPQAVLSLWLYTLRFLAPVAIVLVFANTLGWI, encoded by the coding sequence ATGAAAACCCCTGCTTCCTGGTCAAGCAAAATCGGCTTTATCCTTTCTGCCGCCGGTTCCGCCATCGGTTTGGGCGCGATTTGGAAATTCCCCTACACCGCCGGAACCAACGGCGGTGCGGTGTTTTTCCTGCTGTTTCTGCTGTTTACCATCCTGATTGCCCTGCCTGTGCAACTGGCCGAGTTTTATATCGGACGCAAAAGCGGCAAAAACGCGGTGGACGCGTTCAAAGTGCTGGCACCGGATACCTTGTGGCCGTGGGTGGGGCGTATGGGGGTGTTCGCCTGCTTTATTTTGCTGTCGTTTTACAGCGTGGTCGGCGGCTGGGTGCTGAATTATGTGGTGCACGCATTCGACGGCAGCATCCGCGCCGGCGCAGACTTTGAAGCCTTGTTCGGCAACACGATTGCCAGCCCGGTAGGTTCGGTGGCGTATCAGGGGTTGTTTATGCTGATGACGGTGTGGGTGGTGAAAAGCGGGATTTCGTCCGGCATCGAAAAGACCAACCGTTATATGATGCCCGCGCTGTTCATCCTGTTTCTGCTGCTGGCGGGGCGTTCGCTGACGCTGCCGAATGCGATGGCGGGGGTGTCGTTCCTGCTCAAACCGGATTGGTCGCACCTGTCGCCGCAAACCATGCTCACCGCGTTGGGACAGGCGTTTTTCGCCCTCAGCATCGGCGTATCGACCATGATTACCTACGCCGCCTATCTGGACAGGAAACAGGATTTGTTCCGCTCCGGCCACAGCATTATGTGGATGAATTTATTGGTTTCCCTGCTGGCGGGGCTGGTGATTTTCCCCGCCGTGTTCGCCTTCGGCTTCGAACCCAGCCAGGGGCCGGGGCTGATTTTTGTGGTGTTGCCGGCAGTGTTTATGAAATTGCCGCTGGGCAATCTGCTGTTTGCCGTGTTTATGCTGCTGGTGGTGTTCGCCACGCTCACCTCGGCCTTTTCCATGCTGGAAACGGTGATTGCGGCAACCATCCGGGAAAACGAAAGCAAACGCAGCAGCCGCACTTGGATTATCGGCACGGCGATTTTCATCGTCGGCATCCCGTCTGCCTTGTCGTTCGGCGTATTGGGCGAGATGAAGCTGTTCGGCAAAACGCTGTTTGATTTGTGGGACTACATGATTACCGCGCTGATTATGCCGATAGGCGCTTTAAGCGTGGCCGTATTCGTCGGTTGGATACAGAAAAAACAAGCGGTGCTGGAACACATGCGCGAAGGCAGTGGCGTACCGCAGGCAGTGCTGTCGCTGTGGCTCTATACCCTGCGCTTTCTGGCACCGGTGGCGATTGTGCTGGTGTTTGCCAATACGCTGGGCTGGATTTGA
- a CDS encoding AEC family transporter: METALLLAGKITELTLIVLMGIALVKSKLLTSEHSRTLSVIALYLISPSVMIHAFQIGNTPEILDGLKLSVALAVAFHILLIALGRLFKTLFKLDTLEHAATVYTNSGNLIIPLVMSVFGPQWVIYTSGFIIVQTLLFWTHLRLLLCGSGKLSWKTVLTNINILSILFGILLFACQIKLPRIIDNTLATVGGMIGPVAMLVAGMLIASLPLKEIVLSKRIYLTAFLRLILIPLILLLFVKISGIAHLGGHSDTVVLISFLATVSPAASTVTQMAVIYGQNARKASAIYGITTLFCVITMPLMIGLYRLAV, translated from the coding sequence ATGGAAACCGCCCTGCTCCTTGCCGGAAAAATCACCGAGCTGACCCTGATTGTCCTGATGGGCATAGCATTGGTGAAATCCAAGCTCCTGACCTCCGAACACAGCCGCACGCTCTCCGTCATCGCACTCTACCTCATCAGCCCGTCGGTGATGATTCACGCCTTCCAAATCGGGAATACGCCCGAAATCCTCGACGGGCTAAAACTCTCGGTTGCCTTGGCGGTTGCGTTCCACATCCTGCTGATTGCGCTGGGCAGGCTTTTCAAAACCCTGTTCAAGCTCGACACGCTCGAACACGCCGCCACGGTTTACACCAATTCCGGCAATCTCATCATTCCGCTGGTCATGTCCGTTTTCGGGCCGCAATGGGTCATCTACACCAGCGGCTTCATCATCGTCCAAACCCTGCTGTTTTGGACGCACCTGCGGCTGTTGTTGTGCGGCAGCGGCAAGCTCTCGTGGAAAACCGTGCTCACCAACATCAACATCCTCTCCATCCTCTTCGGTATCCTGCTGTTTGCCTGCCAAATCAAACTGCCGCGCATCATCGACAACACGCTCGCCACCGTCGGCGGCATGATAGGCCCCGTCGCCATGCTGGTTGCCGGAATGCTGATCGCCTCGCTGCCGCTCAAAGAAATCGTCCTGTCGAAACGGATTTACCTGACCGCTTTCCTGCGCCTGATACTCATCCCGCTGATTCTGCTGCTGTTTGTCAAAATTTCAGGCATCGCGCACCTCGGCGGGCACAGCGACACCGTCGTCCTCATCAGCTTCCTCGCCACCGTCAGCCCCGCCGCCTCGACCGTTACCCAAATGGCAGTGATATACGGTCAAAACGCCCGCAAGGCCAGCGCGATTTACGGCATCACCACCCTGTTCTGCGTTATCACTATGCCGCTGATGATAGGCCTTTACCGGCTGGCCGTCTGA
- a CDS encoding NAD(P)H-dependent oxidoreductase codes for MKILVNVFHPDLEKSAVNKAWVRQLEKTANVTVRKICQRYPDGKIDVPAEQEALSTHDRLVFQHPFYWYSVPPLMKQWIDEVFTYGWAYGGGDALAGKEWVCAISTGGPADSYQAGGYNSYSMSEFLKPLQQTANLVQTKFLPPFVFHGAVHATEAEIEQSARELAAHITDPLLDPQKKLAALVQAMNDEGVSL; via the coding sequence ATGAAGATTCTAGTCAACGTATTTCATCCCGATCTGGAAAAATCCGCGGTTAACAAAGCATGGGTACGGCAGTTGGAAAAAACGGCGAATGTAACCGTACGCAAAATCTGCCAGCGCTACCCCGACGGCAAAATCGATGTTCCGGCGGAACAGGAAGCCCTGTCCACGCATGACCGTTTAGTATTCCAGCACCCGTTTTACTGGTATTCCGTGCCGCCGCTGATGAAGCAATGGATAGACGAGGTGTTCACCTACGGCTGGGCATACGGCGGCGGCGATGCATTGGCGGGTAAGGAATGGGTATGCGCCATCTCCACCGGCGGTCCGGCGGATTCTTATCAGGCGGGCGGCTACAACAGTTATTCCATGAGCGAATTTCTAAAGCCCCTGCAACAAACCGCCAATCTGGTGCAAACCAAATTTCTGCCCCCGTTCGTATTCCACGGCGCCGTCCACGCCACCGAAGCCGAAATCGAACAATCCGCGCGCGAACTGGCCGCACACATTACCGACCCGCTGCTCGACCCGCAGAAAAAACTGGCCGCGCTGGTGCAGGCGATGAACGACGAAGGCGTCAGCCTATAA
- a CDS encoding isochorismatase family protein, with protein MTIIAIDIQPQYRFSCMAANEQRFLQRPESIVDGLNRQAEYADKRLLVENVSADQDALCNLCNNSMAEQGGFILNRSAYFGACANGCRSKFLLSGLPHPADYDHAVEIDGDYRHGVCFHDKKETRSTGLIEWLYAQNADTVILGGLATEDTVAATAKQLTWYNNDIRIIVNLSACCGYSPESTIRTVYSLREMGISVVTDAKAIPALLDEIPSQLMFKVS; from the coding sequence ATGACCATCATCGCTATCGACATCCAACCGCAATACCGTTTTTCCTGCATGGCGGCCAACGAGCAACGTTTCCTGCAACGCCCGGAAAGCATTGTTGACGGTCTGAACCGCCAGGCCGAATACGCCGACAAGCGCCTGTTGGTCGAAAATGTGTCCGCCGATCAAGACGCTTTGTGCAACCTTTGCAATAACAGCATGGCCGAACAAGGCGGGTTTATTTTAAACCGCAGCGCTTACTTCGGCGCCTGCGCCAACGGCTGCCGCAGCAAATTCCTGCTCAGCGGCCTGCCCCATCCTGCCGACTACGACCACGCGGTCGAAATCGACGGCGACTACCGCCACGGCGTGTGCTTCCACGACAAAAAAGAAACGCGCAGTACCGGCCTGATTGAATGGCTGTACGCACAAAACGCCGATACCGTCATCCTCGGAGGGCTGGCTACCGAAGACACCGTAGCGGCAACTGCAAAACAGTTGACATGGTACAACAACGACATCCGCATCATCGTCAACCTGTCCGCCTGTTGCGGCTATTCGCCCGAAAGCACCATACGGACCGTTTACAGCCTGAGGGAAATGGGCATTTCCGTCGTAACCGATGCAAAAGCCATTCCCGCCCTCCTCGACGAAATTCCTTCTCAACTTATGTTTAAAGTGTCGTAA